One stretch of Xiphophorus maculatus strain JP 163 A chromosome 19, X_maculatus-5.0-male, whole genome shotgun sequence DNA includes these proteins:
- the ktn1 gene encoding kinectin isoform X3, which produces MAMDIYDSQYLLILAPTLVIALMFLFFWLFMKETSYDEVLARQKRDLKLPPTKPDSRKKNEKKKSKKKEAAGGGSGGGGGESEEDLRDFDLTDVIGSNVEAEEEPEPVVTPDPSPPAPAAEVSVSPETTSGLRERKKKEKKAAKAAAKAAAAAASNLEESEMNDSKPVSHKTETSPTSGKRMSPPPPQVETQVQVQAVQAPVQTQTPPQTSGKKKDRKKQKVESADVQQLEVKAEQAPAPSKKEAPSVAETKVLDGVNPTAVTGKKKNSAKKQKTEHVVEETHILGDASASNHQAAHNDDVPPKASGKKQKNETDKGNTEVKLKELLSGLSNLALSEAEAISVIALLREKNPSAVDAWHKSTARPDPAAQEREKLLVTLQEESSIAKDKVKQLSQELQLEKQKTGRMETMMREQRVAMEKELGGMQAKAQGSYQELQNMQKSFQQVREQLEAQITRLQQENGILRDAVSSATTQMESKNSAELNKLRSEYAGLMKELADNNSKLQQEEHQRKSLEVSYKQNVSQLEAQLQDAKRSWEELQNFLHNVNAEREKLQASKQELHSQLLAAESEMNNKNKELQTLHSNLNEAMLSKEQLERRVLELMEMSQRSVPDETVQAQVQELKNENKALQAQNEAQQSQNENLQAQISSQANHVSHIEELQKLLSEKELQRKSLEDSLNAERSSGANRETNMQTLHNENLSLKAEILNLQAQITEQKASQLALDQIQKSVQEKEENIKTVEGLLEKGLIEVANKEAKLKTVKEENVALRREIDDLNKKKEEQATSELKVEELQKKIQEKDVKLKSVEESLQAAQASSSTMEKTVETLRQQLSALQQELEKQRQKQQETASYGIKIQQLQSQLAAKDQEIQKLQTELEVKTKDLSEKVEQIQQQQSISATPSPEFLAAFSEKESQVGNLQVELAELKDALELHRKKNNELREKNWSAMEALSATESMLQGKLSKAVKESQATLAQTQAECRDVLHRLLPHVPLPSEQNHQEWLQRFETAVAESLVAQARQASQESEELAEKLKEAEETQRILQKDCETYKKVLAETEGILQRLQSSVEEEESRWKVKLEQSQEDVRELRREKQHLESELERAENESATYVTEVRELKDLLTELQTRLDGSYTEAFRQNEELAVLKTQLSETLSRLEIEEKERQRVAGDLYKAQQSLEQIQSELTKLIENTALIENSSLSSQREEIDKKERITAGLNQTVREMQQLLNAISQQLAKGQQGEIEKDQQKV; this is translated from the exons ATGGCGATGGATATCTACGACTCTCAGTACCTTCTCATCCTGGCCCCCACGCTGGTCATCGCCCTCATGTTCCTCTTCTTCTGGCTCTTCATGAAGGAAACCTCTTACGATGAGGTGCTGGCTCGGCAGAAGCGAGACCTCAAGCTGCCGCCGACCAAGCCAGACTCTCGTAAGAAGAacgaaaagaagaaaagcaagaagAAGGAAGCTGCCGGtgggggaagtggtggaggtggaggagagtCTGAAGAAGACCTGCGGGATTTTGACTTGACTGACGTCATTGGCTCTAACgtggaggcagaggaggaacCTGAACCTGTGGTTACCCCGGATCCATCCCCACCTGCACCTGCTGCCGAAGTTTCAGTCTCTCCAGAGACTACTTCGGGACTaagggagaggaagaaaaaggaaaagaaggcTGCCAAGGCTGCTgccaaagctgctgctgcagcagcttccaACCTAGAGGAGTCAGAAATGAACGACTCAAAACCAGTCAGCCACAAGACAGAGACGTCTCCAACTTCAGGCAAACGGATGAGCCCACCTCCTCCCCAGGTGGAGACACAGGTTCAGGTCCAAGCTGTTCAGGCTCCTGTTCAAACTCAAACTCCTCCCCAAACTTCTGGGAAGaagaaagacaggaagaagCAGAAAGTGGAGTCGG CAGATGTCCAGCAGCTTGAGGTGAAAGCAGAGCAAGCTCCAGCTCCAAGCAAAAAGGAAGCTCCTTCTGTGGCCGAAACCAAAGTTCTTGACGGTGTCAACCCGACTGCTGTCactggcaaaaagaaaaactctgccAAAAAGCAGAAGACAGAGCATg TAGTAGAGGAAACCCACATTTTGGGAGATGCATCAGCCTCCAACCACCAGGCAGCTCATAATGACGACGTACCACCTAAAGCATCTGGCAAGAAACAGAAGAATGAGACTGATAAAG GGAACACAGAAGTGAAACTGAAGGAGCTGCTTTCTGGTCTGTCCAACTTGGCTTTGTCAGAAGCGGAAGCTATCAGTGTGATCGCTCTCCTCCGAGAAAAGAACCCTTCTGCCGTGGATGCCTGGCACAAA TCCACAGCAAGGCCCGACCCGGCGGCccaggagagagagaaacttCTCGTAACTCTGCAGGAGGAATCCTCCATCGCCAAAGACAAAGTGAAGCAGCTCAGCCAG gAGCTTCAGcttgagaaacaaaaaactggcAGAATGGAGACCATGATGAGAGAACAGCGAGTCGCAATGGAGAAGGAGCTGGGCGGCATGCAGGCCAAAGCACAGGGCAGCTACCAGGAGCTACAGAATATGCAAAAATCG TTTCAGCAGGTGAGGGAGCAGTTGGAAGCCCAAATCACTAGGCTGCAGCAGGAGAACGGGATCCTGAGGGATGCTGTCAGCTCAGCCACCACTCAGATGGAGAGCAA GAATTCTGCAGAGCTGAACAAGCTGCGCTCCGAGTATGCCGGCCTGATGAAAGAACTGGCAGACAACAACAGCaagttgcagcaggaggaacaCCAGAGGAAGTCACTGGAGGTCAGCTACAAGCAGAACGTGTCCCAGCTGGAG GCCCAGTTACAGGATGCCAAGCGAAGCTGGGAAGAGTTACAGAACTTCCTCCACAATGTCAACGCTGAACGAGAGAAACTTCAGGCCTCTAAGCAAG agctTCACAGCCAACTTCTGGCAGCCGAGTCAGAgatgaacaacaaaaacaaggaacTCCAGACTCTACACAGCAACCTGAATGAGGCCATGCTCTCCAAAGAGCAGCTGGAGCGGAGGGTGTTGGAGCTAATGGAGATGTCCCAGCGCAGCGTGCCAGATGAAACTGTGCAGGCCCAGGTTCAG gaaCTTAAGAATGAGAACAAAGCTCTTCAGGCTCAGAACGAAGCACAACAATCCCAGAATGAGAACCTGCAGGCTCAGATCTCCTCACAG GCCAACCATGTGTCCCACATTGAGGAGCTACAGAAGCT GCTGTCTGAAAAGGAGCTGCAGCGGAAGAGTCTGGAGGATTCTCTGAATGCTGAGAGGAGCAGCGGAGCGAACAGAGAAACTAACATGCAG acTTTGCACAATGAGAACTTGTCGCTGAAGGCGGAGATTCTGAATCTGCAGGCACAGATTACTGAACAG AAAGCTTCCCAGCTGGCCTTGGACCAGATCCAGAAGAG TGTCCAAGAGAAAGAGGAGAACATAAAAACAGTTGAGGGACTGTTGGAGAAGGGGCTGATTGAAGTGGCCAACAAAGAGGCGAAGCTGAAG ACTGTGAAAGAAGAGAATGTAGCTCTAAGGCGTGAAATAGATGACCTTAATAAAAAGAAGGAGGAACAG GCTACATCAGAGTTGAAAGTGGAAGAACTCCAAAAAAA AATCcaagagaaagatgtgaagctgaAATCGGTGGAGGAGAGTCTACAAGCAGCACAAGCCAGCAGCTCCACCATGGAGAAGACGGTTGAG ACTCTACGGCAGCAGTTGTCTGCTCTTCAGCAGGAGTTGGAGAAGCAAAGACAGAAGCAGCAAGAGACAGCCAGTTATGGTATCAAGATTCAGCAACTCCAGTCTCA GTTAGCGGCAAAGGACCAGGAAATTCAGAAGCTTCAGACTGAGCTGGAGGTAAAGACAAAGGATCTGAGTGAGAAAGTGGAGCAGATACAACAGCAG CAGTCCATCTCTGCAACACCAAGCCCTGAATTCCTCGCAGC GTTCTCTGAGAAGGAGAGTCAGGTGGGCAATCTGCAGGTGGAGCTGGCAGAGCTGAAGGACGCTTTGGAGCTtcacagaaaaaagaacaac GAGCTTCGGGAGAAAAACTGGAGTGCAATGGAGGCTCTGTCAGCCACCGAGTCCATGCTTCAAGGAAAACTCAGCAAAGCTGTCAAG GAAAGCCAAGCAACGCTGGCACAAACCCAAGCCGAGTGTCGAGATGTTCTGCACAGACTTCTGCCCCACGTGCCTCTGCCCTCTGAACAG AACCATCAGGAGTGGTTACAGAGGTTCGAGACTGCAGTGGCTGAAAGCTTGGTCGCACAGGCTAGACAAGCGTCACAGGAGTCAGAG GAATTAGCTGAGAAACTGAAAGAAGCAGAGGAAACCCAAAGAATTTTACAGAAGGACTGTGAGACGTACAAGAAGGTTTTGGCAGAGACG GAGGGCATCCTGCAGCGCCTGCAAAGCAGCGTCGAGGAGGAGGAGTCTCGCTGGAAAGTTAAGCTGGAACAATCGCAGGAAGATGTCAGAGAG CTAAGAAGAGAGAAGCAGCACTTGGAGTCCGAGTTGGAGAGGGCAGAGAATGAGAGCGCTACGTATGTGACAGAAGTGAGAGAG CTCAAAGATCTGTTGACTGAATTGCAGACCAGACTTGATGGCTCATATACAGAGGCTTTCAGACAGAATGAGGAGCTGGCTGTG
- the ktn1 gene encoding kinectin isoform X6, translating into MAMDIYDSQYLLILAPTLVIALMFLFFWLFMKETSYDEVLARQKRDLKLPPTKPDSRKKNEKKKSKKKEAAGGGSGGGGGESEEDLRDFDLTDVIGSNVEAEEEPEPVVTPDPSPPAPAAEVSVSPETTSGLRERKKKEKKAAKAAAKAAAAAASNLEESEMNDSKPVSHKTETSPTSGKRMSPPPPQVETQVQVQAVQAPVQTQTPPQTSGKKKDRKKQKVESADVQQLEVKAEQAPAPSKKEAPSVAETKVLDGVNPTAVTGKKKNSAKKQKTEHVVEETHILGDASASNHQAAHNDDVPPKASGKKQKNETDKAGNTEVKLKELLSGLSNLALSEAEAISVIALLREKNPSAVDAWHKSTARPDPAAQEREKLLVTLQEESSIAKDKVKQLSQELQLEKQKTGRMETMMREQRVAMEKELGGMQAKAQGSYQELQNMQKSFQQVREQLEAQITRLQQENGILRDAVSSATTQMESKNSAELNKLRSEYAGLMKELADNNSKLQQEEHQRKSLEVSYKQNVSQLEAQLQDAKRSWEELQNFLHNVNAEREKLQASKQELHSQLLAAESEMNNKNKELQTLHSNLNEAMLSKEQLERRVLELMEMSQRSVPDETVQAQVQELKNENKALQAQNEAQQSQNENLQAQISSQANHVSHIEELQKLLSEKELQRKSLEDSLNAERSSGANRETNMQTLHNENLSLKAEILNLQAQITEQKASQLALDQIQKSVQEKEENIKTVEGLLEKGLIEVANKEAKLKTVKEENVALRREIDDLNKKKEEQATSELKVEELQKKIQEKDVKLKSVEESLQAAQASSSTMEKTVETLRQQLSALQQELEKQRQKQQETASYGIKIQQLQSQLAAKDQEIQKLQTELEVKTKDLSEKVEQIQQQQSISATPSPEFLAAFSEKESQVGNLQVELAELKDALELHRKKNNELREKNWSAMEALSATESMLQGKLSKAVKESQATLAQTQAECRDVLHRLLPHVPLPSEQNHQEWLQRFETAVAESLVAQARQASQESEELAEKLKEAEETQRILQKDCETYKKVLAETEGILQRLQSSVEEEESRWKVKLEQSQEDVRELRREKQHLESELERAENESATYVTEVRELKTQLSETLSRLEIEEKERQRVAGDLYKAQQSLEQIQSELTKLIENTALIENSSLSSQREEIDKKERITAGLNQTVREMQQLLNAISQQLAKGQQGEIEKDQQKV; encoded by the exons ATGGCGATGGATATCTACGACTCTCAGTACCTTCTCATCCTGGCCCCCACGCTGGTCATCGCCCTCATGTTCCTCTTCTTCTGGCTCTTCATGAAGGAAACCTCTTACGATGAGGTGCTGGCTCGGCAGAAGCGAGACCTCAAGCTGCCGCCGACCAAGCCAGACTCTCGTAAGAAGAacgaaaagaagaaaagcaagaagAAGGAAGCTGCCGGtgggggaagtggtggaggtggaggagagtCTGAAGAAGACCTGCGGGATTTTGACTTGACTGACGTCATTGGCTCTAACgtggaggcagaggaggaacCTGAACCTGTGGTTACCCCGGATCCATCCCCACCTGCACCTGCTGCCGAAGTTTCAGTCTCTCCAGAGACTACTTCGGGACTaagggagaggaagaaaaaggaaaagaaggcTGCCAAGGCTGCTgccaaagctgctgctgcagcagcttccaACCTAGAGGAGTCAGAAATGAACGACTCAAAACCAGTCAGCCACAAGACAGAGACGTCTCCAACTTCAGGCAAACGGATGAGCCCACCTCCTCCCCAGGTGGAGACACAGGTTCAGGTCCAAGCTGTTCAGGCTCCTGTTCAAACTCAAACTCCTCCCCAAACTTCTGGGAAGaagaaagacaggaagaagCAGAAAGTGGAGTCGG CAGATGTCCAGCAGCTTGAGGTGAAAGCAGAGCAAGCTCCAGCTCCAAGCAAAAAGGAAGCTCCTTCTGTGGCCGAAACCAAAGTTCTTGACGGTGTCAACCCGACTGCTGTCactggcaaaaagaaaaactctgccAAAAAGCAGAAGACAGAGCATg TAGTAGAGGAAACCCACATTTTGGGAGATGCATCAGCCTCCAACCACCAGGCAGCTCATAATGACGACGTACCACCTAAAGCATCTGGCAAGAAACAGAAGAATGAGACTGATAAAG CAGGGAACACAGAAGTGAAACTGAAGGAGCTGCTTTCTGGTCTGTCCAACTTGGCTTTGTCAGAAGCGGAAGCTATCAGTGTGATCGCTCTCCTCCGAGAAAAGAACCCTTCTGCCGTGGATGCCTGGCACAAA TCCACAGCAAGGCCCGACCCGGCGGCccaggagagagagaaacttCTCGTAACTCTGCAGGAGGAATCCTCCATCGCCAAAGACAAAGTGAAGCAGCTCAGCCAG gAGCTTCAGcttgagaaacaaaaaactggcAGAATGGAGACCATGATGAGAGAACAGCGAGTCGCAATGGAGAAGGAGCTGGGCGGCATGCAGGCCAAAGCACAGGGCAGCTACCAGGAGCTACAGAATATGCAAAAATCG TTTCAGCAGGTGAGGGAGCAGTTGGAAGCCCAAATCACTAGGCTGCAGCAGGAGAACGGGATCCTGAGGGATGCTGTCAGCTCAGCCACCACTCAGATGGAGAGCAA GAATTCTGCAGAGCTGAACAAGCTGCGCTCCGAGTATGCCGGCCTGATGAAAGAACTGGCAGACAACAACAGCaagttgcagcaggaggaacaCCAGAGGAAGTCACTGGAGGTCAGCTACAAGCAGAACGTGTCCCAGCTGGAG GCCCAGTTACAGGATGCCAAGCGAAGCTGGGAAGAGTTACAGAACTTCCTCCACAATGTCAACGCTGAACGAGAGAAACTTCAGGCCTCTAAGCAAG agctTCACAGCCAACTTCTGGCAGCCGAGTCAGAgatgaacaacaaaaacaaggaacTCCAGACTCTACACAGCAACCTGAATGAGGCCATGCTCTCCAAAGAGCAGCTGGAGCGGAGGGTGTTGGAGCTAATGGAGATGTCCCAGCGCAGCGTGCCAGATGAAACTGTGCAGGCCCAGGTTCAG gaaCTTAAGAATGAGAACAAAGCTCTTCAGGCTCAGAACGAAGCACAACAATCCCAGAATGAGAACCTGCAGGCTCAGATCTCCTCACAG GCCAACCATGTGTCCCACATTGAGGAGCTACAGAAGCT GCTGTCTGAAAAGGAGCTGCAGCGGAAGAGTCTGGAGGATTCTCTGAATGCTGAGAGGAGCAGCGGAGCGAACAGAGAAACTAACATGCAG acTTTGCACAATGAGAACTTGTCGCTGAAGGCGGAGATTCTGAATCTGCAGGCACAGATTACTGAACAG AAAGCTTCCCAGCTGGCCTTGGACCAGATCCAGAAGAG TGTCCAAGAGAAAGAGGAGAACATAAAAACAGTTGAGGGACTGTTGGAGAAGGGGCTGATTGAAGTGGCCAACAAAGAGGCGAAGCTGAAG ACTGTGAAAGAAGAGAATGTAGCTCTAAGGCGTGAAATAGATGACCTTAATAAAAAGAAGGAGGAACAG GCTACATCAGAGTTGAAAGTGGAAGAACTCCAAAAAAA AATCcaagagaaagatgtgaagctgaAATCGGTGGAGGAGAGTCTACAAGCAGCACAAGCCAGCAGCTCCACCATGGAGAAGACGGTTGAG ACTCTACGGCAGCAGTTGTCTGCTCTTCAGCAGGAGTTGGAGAAGCAAAGACAGAAGCAGCAAGAGACAGCCAGTTATGGTATCAAGATTCAGCAACTCCAGTCTCA GTTAGCGGCAAAGGACCAGGAAATTCAGAAGCTTCAGACTGAGCTGGAGGTAAAGACAAAGGATCTGAGTGAGAAAGTGGAGCAGATACAACAGCAG CAGTCCATCTCTGCAACACCAAGCCCTGAATTCCTCGCAGC GTTCTCTGAGAAGGAGAGTCAGGTGGGCAATCTGCAGGTGGAGCTGGCAGAGCTGAAGGACGCTTTGGAGCTtcacagaaaaaagaacaac GAGCTTCGGGAGAAAAACTGGAGTGCAATGGAGGCTCTGTCAGCCACCGAGTCCATGCTTCAAGGAAAACTCAGCAAAGCTGTCAAG GAAAGCCAAGCAACGCTGGCACAAACCCAAGCCGAGTGTCGAGATGTTCTGCACAGACTTCTGCCCCACGTGCCTCTGCCCTCTGAACAG AACCATCAGGAGTGGTTACAGAGGTTCGAGACTGCAGTGGCTGAAAGCTTGGTCGCACAGGCTAGACAAGCGTCACAGGAGTCAGAG GAATTAGCTGAGAAACTGAAAGAAGCAGAGGAAACCCAAAGAATTTTACAGAAGGACTGTGAGACGTACAAGAAGGTTTTGGCAGAGACG GAGGGCATCCTGCAGCGCCTGCAAAGCAGCGTCGAGGAGGAGGAGTCTCGCTGGAAAGTTAAGCTGGAACAATCGCAGGAAGATGTCAGAGAG CTAAGAAGAGAGAAGCAGCACTTGGAGTCCGAGTTGGAGAGGGCAGAGAATGAGAGCGCTACGTATGTGACAGAAGTGAGAGAG
- the ktn1 gene encoding kinectin isoform X5, protein MAMDIYDSQYLLILAPTLVIALMFLFFWLFMKETSYDEVLARQKRDLKLPPTKPDSRKKNEKKKSKKKEAAGGGSGGGGGESEEDLRDFDLTDVIGSNVEAEEEPEPVVTPDPSPPAPAAEVSVSPETTSGLRERKKKEKKAAKAAAKAAAAAASNLEESEMNDSKPVSHKTETSPTSGKRMSPPPPQVETQVQVQAVQAPVQTQTPPQTSGKKKDRKKQKVESADVQQLEVKAEQAPAPSKKEAPSVAETKVLDGVNPTAVTGKKKNSAKKQKTEHVVEETHILGDASASNHQAAHNDDVPPKASGKKQKNETDKAGNTEVKLKELLSGLSNLALSEAEAISVIALLREKNPSAVDAWHKSTARPDPAAQEREKLLVTLQEESSIAKDKVKQLSQELQLEKQKTGRMETMMREQRVAMEKELGGMQAKAQGSYQELQNMQKSFQQVREQLEAQITRLQQENGILRDAVSSATTQMESKNSAELNKLRSEYAGLMKELADNNSKLQQEEHQRKSLEVSYKQNVSQLEAQLQDAKRSWEELQNFLHNVNAEREKLQASKQELHSQLLAAESEMNNKNKELQTLHSNLNEAMLSKEQLERRVLELMEMSQRSVPDETVQAQVQELKNENKALQAQNEAQQSQNENLQAQISSQANHVSHIEELQKLLSEKELQRKSLEDSLNAERSSGANRETNMQTLHNENLSLKAEILNLQAQITEQKASQLALDQIQKSVQEKEENIKTVEGLLEKGLIEVANKEAKLKTVKEENVALRREIDDLNKKKEEQATSELKVEELQKKIQEKDVKLKSVEESLQAAQASSSTMEKTVETLRQQLSALQQELEKQRQKQQETASYGIKIQQLQSQLAAKDQEIQKLQTELEVKTKDLSEKVEQIQQQSISATPSPEFLAAFSEKESQVGNLQVELAELKDALELHRKKNNELREKNWSAMEALSATESMLQGKLSKAVKESQATLAQTQAECRDVLHRLLPHVPLPSEQNHQEWLQRFETAVAESLVAQARQASQESEELAEKLKEAEETQRILQKDCETYKKVLAETEGILQRLQSSVEEEESRWKVKLEQSQEDVRELRREKQHLESELERAENESATYVTEVRELKDLLTELQTRLDGSYTEAFRQNEELAVLKTQLSETLSRLEIEEKERQRVAGDLYKAQQSLEQIQSELTKLIENTALIENSSLSSQREEIDKKERITAGLNQTVREMQQLLNAISQQLAKGQQGEIEKDQQKV, encoded by the exons ATGGCGATGGATATCTACGACTCTCAGTACCTTCTCATCCTGGCCCCCACGCTGGTCATCGCCCTCATGTTCCTCTTCTTCTGGCTCTTCATGAAGGAAACCTCTTACGATGAGGTGCTGGCTCGGCAGAAGCGAGACCTCAAGCTGCCGCCGACCAAGCCAGACTCTCGTAAGAAGAacgaaaagaagaaaagcaagaagAAGGAAGCTGCCGGtgggggaagtggtggaggtggaggagagtCTGAAGAAGACCTGCGGGATTTTGACTTGACTGACGTCATTGGCTCTAACgtggaggcagaggaggaacCTGAACCTGTGGTTACCCCGGATCCATCCCCACCTGCACCTGCTGCCGAAGTTTCAGTCTCTCCAGAGACTACTTCGGGACTaagggagaggaagaaaaaggaaaagaaggcTGCCAAGGCTGCTgccaaagctgctgctgcagcagcttccaACCTAGAGGAGTCAGAAATGAACGACTCAAAACCAGTCAGCCACAAGACAGAGACGTCTCCAACTTCAGGCAAACGGATGAGCCCACCTCCTCCCCAGGTGGAGACACAGGTTCAGGTCCAAGCTGTTCAGGCTCCTGTTCAAACTCAAACTCCTCCCCAAACTTCTGGGAAGaagaaagacaggaagaagCAGAAAGTGGAGTCGG CAGATGTCCAGCAGCTTGAGGTGAAAGCAGAGCAAGCTCCAGCTCCAAGCAAAAAGGAAGCTCCTTCTGTGGCCGAAACCAAAGTTCTTGACGGTGTCAACCCGACTGCTGTCactggcaaaaagaaaaactctgccAAAAAGCAGAAGACAGAGCATg TAGTAGAGGAAACCCACATTTTGGGAGATGCATCAGCCTCCAACCACCAGGCAGCTCATAATGACGACGTACCACCTAAAGCATCTGGCAAGAAACAGAAGAATGAGACTGATAAAG CAGGGAACACAGAAGTGAAACTGAAGGAGCTGCTTTCTGGTCTGTCCAACTTGGCTTTGTCAGAAGCGGAAGCTATCAGTGTGATCGCTCTCCTCCGAGAAAAGAACCCTTCTGCCGTGGATGCCTGGCACAAA TCCACAGCAAGGCCCGACCCGGCGGCccaggagagagagaaacttCTCGTAACTCTGCAGGAGGAATCCTCCATCGCCAAAGACAAAGTGAAGCAGCTCAGCCAG gAGCTTCAGcttgagaaacaaaaaactggcAGAATGGAGACCATGATGAGAGAACAGCGAGTCGCAATGGAGAAGGAGCTGGGCGGCATGCAGGCCAAAGCACAGGGCAGCTACCAGGAGCTACAGAATATGCAAAAATCG TTTCAGCAGGTGAGGGAGCAGTTGGAAGCCCAAATCACTAGGCTGCAGCAGGAGAACGGGATCCTGAGGGATGCTGTCAGCTCAGCCACCACTCAGATGGAGAGCAA GAATTCTGCAGAGCTGAACAAGCTGCGCTCCGAGTATGCCGGCCTGATGAAAGAACTGGCAGACAACAACAGCaagttgcagcaggaggaacaCCAGAGGAAGTCACTGGAGGTCAGCTACAAGCAGAACGTGTCCCAGCTGGAG GCCCAGTTACAGGATGCCAAGCGAAGCTGGGAAGAGTTACAGAACTTCCTCCACAATGTCAACGCTGAACGAGAGAAACTTCAGGCCTCTAAGCAAG agctTCACAGCCAACTTCTGGCAGCCGAGTCAGAgatgaacaacaaaaacaaggaacTCCAGACTCTACACAGCAACCTGAATGAGGCCATGCTCTCCAAAGAGCAGCTGGAGCGGAGGGTGTTGGAGCTAATGGAGATGTCCCAGCGCAGCGTGCCAGATGAAACTGTGCAGGCCCAGGTTCAG gaaCTTAAGAATGAGAACAAAGCTCTTCAGGCTCAGAACGAAGCACAACAATCCCAGAATGAGAACCTGCAGGCTCAGATCTCCTCACAG GCCAACCATGTGTCCCACATTGAGGAGCTACAGAAGCT GCTGTCTGAAAAGGAGCTGCAGCGGAAGAGTCTGGAGGATTCTCTGAATGCTGAGAGGAGCAGCGGAGCGAACAGAGAAACTAACATGCAG acTTTGCACAATGAGAACTTGTCGCTGAAGGCGGAGATTCTGAATCTGCAGGCACAGATTACTGAACAG AAAGCTTCCCAGCTGGCCTTGGACCAGATCCAGAAGAG TGTCCAAGAGAAAGAGGAGAACATAAAAACAGTTGAGGGACTGTTGGAGAAGGGGCTGATTGAAGTGGCCAACAAAGAGGCGAAGCTGAAG ACTGTGAAAGAAGAGAATGTAGCTCTAAGGCGTGAAATAGATGACCTTAATAAAAAGAAGGAGGAACAG GCTACATCAGAGTTGAAAGTGGAAGAACTCCAAAAAAA AATCcaagagaaagatgtgaagctgaAATCGGTGGAGGAGAGTCTACAAGCAGCACAAGCCAGCAGCTCCACCATGGAGAAGACGGTTGAG ACTCTACGGCAGCAGTTGTCTGCTCTTCAGCAGGAGTTGGAGAAGCAAAGACAGAAGCAGCAAGAGACAGCCAGTTATGGTATCAAGATTCAGCAACTCCAGTCTCA GTTAGCGGCAAAGGACCAGGAAATTCAGAAGCTTCAGACTGAGCTGGAGGTAAAGACAAAGGATCTGAGTGAGAAAGTGGAGCAGATACAACAGCAG TCCATCTCTGCAACACCAAGCCCTGAATTCCTCGCAGC GTTCTCTGAGAAGGAGAGTCAGGTGGGCAATCTGCAGGTGGAGCTGGCAGAGCTGAAGGACGCTTTGGAGCTtcacagaaaaaagaacaac GAGCTTCGGGAGAAAAACTGGAGTGCAATGGAGGCTCTGTCAGCCACCGAGTCCATGCTTCAAGGAAAACTCAGCAAAGCTGTCAAG GAAAGCCAAGCAACGCTGGCACAAACCCAAGCCGAGTGTCGAGATGTTCTGCACAGACTTCTGCCCCACGTGCCTCTGCCCTCTGAACAG AACCATCAGGAGTGGTTACAGAGGTTCGAGACTGCAGTGGCTGAAAGCTTGGTCGCACAGGCTAGACAAGCGTCACAGGAGTCAGAG GAATTAGCTGAGAAACTGAAAGAAGCAGAGGAAACCCAAAGAATTTTACAGAAGGACTGTGAGACGTACAAGAAGGTTTTGGCAGAGACG GAGGGCATCCTGCAGCGCCTGCAAAGCAGCGTCGAGGAGGAGGAGTCTCGCTGGAAAGTTAAGCTGGAACAATCGCAGGAAGATGTCAGAGAG CTAAGAAGAGAGAAGCAGCACTTGGAGTCCGAGTTGGAGAGGGCAGAGAATGAGAGCGCTACGTATGTGACAGAAGTGAGAGAG CTCAAAGATCTGTTGACTGAATTGCAGACCAGACTTGATGGCTCATATACAGAGGCTTTCAGACAGAATGAGGAGCTGGCTGTG